Proteins from a single region of Aquamicrobium lusatiense:
- a CDS encoding hydantoinase B/oxoprolinase family protein, with protein MNMHTKLDGIVRGGETLKEHRDRLMDATKKTGHYGGISKMELRDSQPILYNKLFSRLRAGVVDARETAKKIAASPIVEQEGELCFTLYNAAGDAILTSTGIIIHVGTMGAAIKYMIENGWEHNPGINDKDIFCNNDSLIGNVHPCDIHTIVPIFHEEKLIGWVGGVTHVIDTGSVGPGSMSTGQVQRFGDGYSITCRKIGADDTLFRDWLHESQRMVRTTRYWMLDERTRVAGCHMIRDLVEQVIADEGIEAYWKFAYEAVEHGRVGLQARIKAMTIPGKYRQVGFVDVPYEHEDVRVPSDFAKVDTIMHTPSEMTIRKDGTWRLDFEGSSRWGWHTYNAHAVSFTSGIWVMMTQTLIPTEMINDGAAYGTEFRLPKGTWMNPDDRRVAFSYSWHFLVSSWTSLWRGLSRAYFGRGYLEEVNSGNANTSNWLQGGGFNQYDEIHAVNSFECAANGVGASAIADGISHAAAIWNPEGDMGDMEIWELAEPLIYLGREIKASSGGAGKYRGGCGFQSLRMVWNAKDWTMFFMGNGHISSDWGLMGGYPAASGYRFCAHDTNLEKIIADGGEIPSGGDTDPQNPTWDAMLPDAKIKRDKQAITTEAMFKDYDLYLNYMRGGPGFGDPLEREPQKVADDVNGGYLLDRFADTVYGVVLVKTADGLVGVDEARTEARRAEIRRERLAKAVPTKEWMAKERKRILAKDAGVHVQQMFAASFKLGPDWAKGFRKFWDLPDDWQLLEADLPIPSYGREYSMDISELPDVKTVQFVDE; from the coding sequence ATGAACATGCACACGAAACTGGACGGCATCGTGCGGGGCGGCGAGACTCTGAAAGAGCACCGCGACCGCCTGATGGATGCCACGAAGAAGACCGGTCACTATGGCGGCATCAGCAAGATGGAGCTGCGCGACAGCCAGCCCATTCTCTACAACAAGCTGTTTTCGCGGCTCCGCGCCGGCGTCGTCGACGCCCGCGAGACGGCCAAGAAAATCGCGGCTTCGCCGATCGTCGAGCAGGAAGGCGAACTTTGCTTCACCCTCTACAATGCCGCCGGCGACGCCATCCTCACCTCGACCGGCATCATCATCCATGTCGGCACCATGGGTGCGGCGATCAAGTACATGATCGAGAACGGCTGGGAGCATAACCCCGGCATCAACGACAAGGACATCTTCTGCAACAACGACTCCCTGATCGGGAACGTGCACCCCTGCGACATCCACACCATCGTGCCGATCTTCCACGAAGAGAAGCTGATCGGCTGGGTGGGCGGCGTCACCCACGTCATCGATACGGGTTCGGTGGGTCCGGGCTCGATGTCGACCGGACAGGTGCAGCGCTTCGGCGACGGCTATTCCATCACCTGCCGCAAGATCGGTGCCGACGACACGCTGTTCCGCGACTGGCTGCATGAATCGCAGCGCATGGTGCGCACCACGCGCTACTGGATGCTGGACGAACGCACCCGCGTCGCCGGCTGCCACATGATCCGCGATCTGGTCGAGCAGGTGATCGCCGACGAAGGCATCGAAGCCTACTGGAAGTTTGCCTATGAGGCGGTCGAGCATGGCCGTGTCGGCCTTCAGGCCCGCATCAAGGCGATGACCATTCCCGGCAAGTATCGCCAGGTCGGCTTTGTCGACGTGCCTTACGAACATGAGGACGTGCGGGTGCCGTCCGACTTCGCCAAGGTCGACACCATCATGCACACGCCTTCGGAAATGACGATCCGCAAGGACGGCACATGGCGGCTGGACTTCGAGGGCTCGTCGCGCTGGGGCTGGCACACCTACAACGCCCACGCCGTCTCCTTCACCTCGGGCATCTGGGTGATGATGACGCAGACGCTGATCCCGACCGAAATGATCAACGACGGGGCGGCCTACGGCACGGAATTCCGACTGCCGAAGGGCACGTGGATGAACCCGGACGACCGGCGCGTGGCCTTCAGCTACTCGTGGCACTTCCTGGTTTCGTCGTGGACCTCGCTGTGGCGCGGCCTCAGCCGGGCCTATTTCGGGCGCGGCTATCTGGAAGAGGTCAATTCCGGCAACGCCAACACCTCCAACTGGCTGCAGGGCGGCGGGTTCAACCAGTATGACGAGATCCACGCCGTCAACTCGTTCGAATGCGCGGCCAACGGCGTCGGCGCTTCCGCCATCGCCGACGGCATCAGCCATGCCGCCGCCATCTGGAACCCGGAAGGCGACATGGGCGACATGGAGATCTGGGAGCTGGCCGAGCCGCTCATCTATCTCGGCCGCGAGATCAAGGCCTCGTCGGGTGGCGCCGGCAAGTATCGCGGCGGCTGCGGGTTCCAGTCGCTGCGCATGGTCTGGAACGCCAAGGACTGGACCATGTTCTTCATGGGCAACGGCCATATCAGCTCCGACTGGGGCCTGATGGGCGGCTACCCGGCAGCCTCCGGCTACCGCTTCTGCGCGCATGACACCAATCTGGAGAAGATCATCGCCGATGGCGGCGAAATCCCCTCCGGCGGCGACACCGACCCGCAGAACCCGACATGGGACGCCATGCTGCCTGACGCGAAGATCAAGCGCGACAAGCAGGCCATCACCACCGAGGCGATGTTCAAGGACTACGACCTCTATCTGAACTACATGCGCGGCGGTCCCGGCTTCGGCGATCCGCTGGAGCGCGAGCCGCAGAAGGTGGCCGACGACGTCAATGGCGGCTACCTGCTCGACCGTTTCGCCGACACGGTCTACGGCGTGGTGCTGGTGAAGACGGCCGACGGGCTGGTGGGGGTCGATGAGGCCCGCACCGAGGCAAGGCGCGCGGAAATCCGCAGGGAGCGTCTGGCGAAAGCCGTGCCGACGAAGGAGTGGATGGCGAAGGAGCGCAAGCGCATTCTGGCCAAGGATGCGGGCGTGCATGTCCAGCAAATGTTCGCAGCCTCCTTCAAGCTCGGGCCGGACTGGGCGAAGGGCTTCCGCAAGTTCTGGGATCTGCCGGACGACTGGCAGCTTCTGGAAGCGGATCTGCCGATCCCGTCCTATGGCCGCGAATATTCGATGGATATTTCCGAGCTTCCGGACGTGAAGACCGTTCAGTTCGTCGACGAATGA
- a CDS encoding hydantoinase/oxoprolinase family protein, which yields MQLDKQNSRTVQVLGIDAGGTMTDTFFVDSDGEFVVGKAQSTPENEALGLIESSREGLGQWGMTLDEAVSTIQTGVYSGTAMLNRVVQRKGLRTGLIVNAGMEDFHRMGRAIQAYLGFAYEDRIHLNTHYFDDPLVPRHLTRGVMERVDMFGKVVIPLREEMARTAARELIEQDVEGIVISLLHSYKNPAHERRVRDIVQEEVDRSGKSIPVFASTDYYPVRKETHRTNTTILEAFAAEPSRKTLQKISGSFKEHGSKFDMRVMATHGGTISWKAKELARTIVSGPIGGVIGAKYLGEVLGYKNIACSDIGGTSFDVALITQGELSIRNDPDMARLVLSLPLVAMDSVGSGAGSYIRLDPYTKAIKLGPDSAGYRVGVCWAESGVETVTISDCHVILGYLNPDNFLGGQVKLDRERAWNAMKEQVADPLGLTVEEAAAGVIELLDSELRDYVRSMISSKGYSPSSFTCFSYGGAGPVHTYGYTEGLGFEDVIVPAWAAGFSAFGCAAADFEYRYDKSLDINLPQEAADTHKQEQVAQLNDAWQELAHRVLEEFALNGYSADQVTLQPGFRMQYRGQLNDLEIESPIDTAVTAGDWDSLVEAFNDTYGRVYAASARSPELGYSVTGAIMRGTVPIPKPKIPFEEEGGETPPEEAKLGTRKFYRHGKWVDAQLYQMETLRPGNRIKGPAIIESDATTFVVPGGFETYLDGHRLFHLKEI from the coding sequence ATGCAATTGGACAAACAGAACAGTCGCACGGTCCAGGTGCTCGGCATCGATGCCGGCGGCACCATGACCGACACGTTCTTCGTCGATTCCGACGGAGAGTTCGTTGTCGGCAAGGCGCAATCGACGCCTGAAAACGAAGCGCTCGGGCTGATCGAAAGCTCGCGCGAAGGACTTGGACAATGGGGAATGACCCTCGACGAGGCGGTTTCCACCATTCAGACCGGCGTTTATTCCGGCACGGCGATGCTCAACCGCGTCGTGCAGCGCAAGGGCCTGCGCACGGGCCTCATCGTCAATGCCGGCATGGAAGACTTCCACCGCATGGGCCGCGCCATCCAGGCCTATCTCGGCTTCGCCTATGAAGACCGCATCCACCTCAACACCCACTATTTCGACGATCCGCTGGTGCCGCGTCACCTCACGCGCGGCGTGATGGAGCGCGTCGATATGTTCGGCAAGGTCGTGATCCCGCTGCGCGAGGAAATGGCGCGCACGGCCGCCCGCGAGCTGATCGAGCAGGATGTCGAAGGCATCGTCATCTCGCTCCTGCACAGCTACAAGAACCCCGCCCATGAGCGCCGCGTGCGCGACATCGTGCAGGAGGAAGTCGACAGGTCCGGCAAGTCGATCCCGGTGTTTGCCTCGACCGACTACTATCCGGTGCGCAAGGAAACCCACCGCACCAACACCACCATCCTCGAAGCCTTCGCCGCCGAGCCTTCCAGAAAGACGCTCCAGAAGATCTCGGGGTCGTTCAAGGAACATGGCTCGAAATTCGACATGCGGGTGATGGCCACCCATGGCGGCACCATTTCCTGGAAGGCCAAGGAACTGGCCCGCACCATCGTTTCCGGGCCGATCGGCGGCGTCATCGGCGCCAAATATCTGGGCGAGGTTCTGGGCTACAAGAACATCGCCTGCTCCGATATCGGCGGCACCTCGTTCGACGTGGCGCTGATCACGCAGGGCGAACTGTCGATCCGCAACGATCCGGACATGGCGCGCCTCGTGCTGTCGCTGCCGCTGGTGGCGATGGACTCGGTCGGCTCCGGCGCTGGCAGCTACATCCGCCTCGACCCCTACACCAAGGCAATCAAGCTCGGACCGGACAGCGCCGGTTATCGCGTCGGCGTGTGCTGGGCGGAATCCGGTGTCGAGACCGTCACCATCTCCGACTGCCACGTCATCCTCGGCTATCTCAACCCGGACAACTTCCTGGGCGGGCAGGTGAAGCTCGACCGCGAACGCGCCTGGAACGCGATGAAGGAGCAGGTGGCAGATCCGCTCGGCCTCACCGTGGAGGAAGCAGCGGCCGGCGTCATCGAGCTTCTGGACAGCGAGTTGCGCGACTATGTGCGCTCGATGATTTCCTCCAAGGGCTACAGCCCGAGCTCCTTCACCTGCTTCTCCTATGGCGGGGCGGGGCCGGTCCACACCTATGGCTATACCGAGGGTCTGGGCTTCGAGGACGTCATCGTTCCGGCATGGGCGGCGGGCTTCTCGGCCTTCGGCTGCGCGGCCGCGGATTTCGAGTATCGCTACGACAAGTCGCTCGACATCAACCTTCCGCAGGAAGCAGCCGACACGCACAAGCAGGAGCAGGTCGCCCAGCTCAACGATGCGTGGCAGGAACTCGCCCACCGCGTTCTGGAAGAGTTCGCGCTCAACGGCTACAGCGCCGATCAGGTCACGCTCCAGCCGGGCTTCCGCATGCAGTATCGCGGCCAGCTCAACGATCTGGAAATCGAAAGCCCGATCGACACCGCCGTGACCGCCGGCGACTGGGACAGCCTCGTCGAAGCCTTCAACGACACCTATGGCCGCGTCTATGCCGCGTCCGCCCGCTCGCCTGAGCTTGGCTATTCCGTCACCGGCGCCATCATGCGCGGCACGGTTCCGATCCCGAAGCCGAAGATACCCTTCGAGGAAGAGGGCGGCGAAACACCGCCGGAGGAAGCAAAGCTCGGCACCCGCAAGTTCTACCGGCACGGGAAGTGGGTGGATGCCCAGCTCTACCAGATGGAGACGCTGCGTCCCGGCAACCGCATCAAGGGGCCTGCGATCATCGAATCCGACGCCACCACCTTCGTCGTGCCGGGCGGCTTTGAAACCTATCTGGACGGCCACCGCCTGTTCCACCTGAAGGAAATCTAG
- a CDS encoding helix-turn-helix domain-containing protein — protein MAERHARTGGNRSLRFTAAALATLEAYHWPGNLLEMSNLVATLDALSHSGLIDDKDLPAEMRRQSAEREDFTLRGSEKADILEAIDRSGGNLTEAARRLGIARSTLYLKLDSYGIDRRRKD, from the coding sequence GTGGCCGAGCGCCACGCGCGCACCGGCGGCAACCGCAGCCTGCGCTTCACGGCAGCCGCGCTCGCCACGCTGGAGGCCTATCACTGGCCGGGCAATCTGCTGGAAATGTCCAACCTCGTCGCGACGCTGGATGCCCTGTCGCACAGCGGCCTCATCGACGACAAGGACCTGCCGGCCGAGATGCGCCGCCAGTCTGCGGAACGGGAGGATTTCACCCTGCGCGGCTCGGAAAAGGCCGACATTCTGGAAGCCATCGATCGTTCCGGCGGCAACCTCACGGAAGCGGCAAGACGGCTCGGCATCGCCCGTTCCACCCTCTATCTGAAGCTCGATTCCTACGGCATTGACCGCCGGCGCAAAGACTGA
- a CDS encoding sigma-54-dependent Fis family transcriptional regulator — translation MVTSITKSDWEAFMAVGRVPLSVRELVLQSWQRSARSGVTSLKSAPKVGESELLAGRRDARRLRLGARAALQKAGYLLNHSGNMLLLCNDKGVVLDVAGDEATQARGRENHLHVGGRWCESAIGTNAIGTAIHLRRPTQISSVEHYCEEIHRWNCAATPITDPADGRLLGVVDISWPNDVEQMNAAALSATLALQIESDLGRHYAMERARLVERLHMQRPRLSSDPVLVLDRAGRDLFATEDFRRLCADPEALNSLRARIPDLMEQVPEVIAEELSGALPGADLEVIAEGEDAVGVMLSLRRTRPVPVNPGAELDRIARIGPVTFELCSQAQRLAGAHIPILIEGETGTGKTFLAQAIHRASPQASGRFEMLNCSTLTHEGLREDLARETRRSAMLEQLAESGGALCLDRPGATPSEAQKLLLSLLEQVSARARTGIKLLSLSSTPLYEAMEEGRFRGDLYYRLAGARLVIPPLRTRRQEIIPR, via the coding sequence ATGGTCACCAGCATTACCAAAAGTGACTGGGAAGCGTTCATGGCCGTTGGGCGTGTACCTCTCAGTGTCAGAGAGCTTGTGCTGCAAAGCTGGCAGCGCAGCGCCCGCAGTGGCGTCACCAGTCTCAAGAGCGCGCCCAAGGTGGGCGAAAGCGAGCTGCTCGCAGGAAGGCGCGATGCCCGCAGGCTGCGGCTCGGCGCCCGCGCAGCCCTTCAGAAAGCCGGCTATCTCCTGAACCACAGCGGCAACATGCTGCTCCTGTGCAACGACAAGGGCGTGGTGCTCGACGTGGCCGGCGACGAGGCCACGCAGGCGCGGGGCCGCGAAAACCACCTGCATGTCGGCGGGCGCTGGTGCGAATCCGCCATCGGCACCAATGCCATCGGCACCGCCATTCACCTGCGGCGGCCCACGCAGATCAGCAGCGTCGAGCATTATTGCGAGGAAATCCACCGCTGGAACTGCGCCGCCACGCCGATCACCGATCCGGCCGATGGCAGACTGCTCGGCGTCGTCGATATCTCATGGCCGAACGATGTGGAGCAGATGAACGCGGCAGCGCTGTCGGCGACGCTGGCCTTGCAGATCGAGTCCGATCTCGGCCGCCACTACGCCATGGAGCGGGCAAGGCTGGTGGAGCGCCTGCACATGCAGCGCCCAAGGCTGAGTTCCGATCCCGTTCTGGTTCTCGACCGGGCCGGCCGCGATCTCTTCGCCACCGAGGATTTCCGGCGCCTGTGCGCCGATCCCGAGGCTCTCAATTCGCTGCGCGCCCGCATTCCCGACCTGATGGAGCAGGTGCCGGAAGTGATCGCCGAGGAATTGTCCGGCGCGCTGCCGGGGGCCGATCTGGAGGTCATCGCCGAGGGCGAGGATGCGGTTGGCGTCATGCTTTCCCTGCGCCGTACGCGGCCGGTGCCGGTCAACCCGGGCGCAGAGCTCGACAGGATCGCCCGCATCGGCCCGGTGACGTTCGAGCTGTGCAGTCAGGCCCAGCGCCTTGCCGGCGCGCATATCCCGATCCTCATCGAGGGGGAGACCGGCACCGGCAAGACCTTTCTCGCACAGGCGATCCACCGCGCCAGCCCGCAGGCATCCGGCCGCTTCGAGATGCTGAACTGCTCCACCCTGACCCATGAGGGGCTGCGCGAGGACCTTGCCCGCGAAACGCGCCGCTCGGCCATGCTGGAGCAACTGGCCGAAAGCGGCGGCGCGCTGTGCCTCGACCGGCCCGGCGCCACGCCGTCGGAAGCGCAGAAGCTGCTGCTCAGCCTGCTGGAGCAGGTCAGCGCCCGCGCGCGCACCGGCATCAAGCTCCTGTCGCTGTCGTCGACGCCGCTTTACGAGGCCATGGAGGAAGGCAGGTTCCGCGGCGACCTCTATTACCGGTTGGCCGGCGCGCGGCTGGTCATTCCGCCCCTGCGCACGCGCCGGCAGGAGATCATCCCTCGCTGA
- a CDS encoding endonuclease/exonuclease/phosphatase family protein, whose product MQKLGAGLPASILERLRVRRDHAGEVPAVEHGGRHGMVVASYNVHKCVGTDGRFDPERIGRVIHEIGADVIALQEVDKRFGDRQGLLDLARLEREAGLTPVPVFGRAKSHGWHGNVVLFRRGAVRDVHQFTLPGLEPRGAIMTEIDLEAGGSLRVVAAHFGLLRHSRTLQARMILDIMNARDATPTVLMGDLNEWRLNDRSALSMFEAAFGPMPRAVPSFPSRLPLLALDRIIANRTDIVSPVIVHDTPLARIASDHLPIKAFVRLDGEDTGDGAQEGRAAA is encoded by the coding sequence ATGCAGAAGCTTGGGGCTGGCCTTCCCGCCAGCATACTGGAGCGGCTTCGCGTGCGGCGCGACCATGCGGGCGAAGTCCCCGCAGTCGAACATGGCGGCCGGCACGGCATGGTGGTGGCGTCCTACAACGTTCACAAATGCGTGGGCACGGACGGCAGGTTCGACCCCGAGCGTATCGGCCGGGTGATCCATGAAATCGGCGCCGATGTCATCGCCCTTCAGGAGGTGGACAAGCGCTTCGGCGACCGGCAGGGTCTTCTCGACCTTGCGAGGCTCGAACGCGAGGCCGGTCTGACGCCGGTGCCCGTCTTCGGACGGGCGAAATCGCATGGCTGGCACGGCAATGTGGTACTGTTCCGGCGCGGCGCGGTGCGCGACGTGCACCAGTTCACGCTGCCCGGACTGGAGCCGCGCGGCGCCATCATGACCGAGATCGATCTGGAAGCCGGCGGCAGTCTGCGCGTGGTTGCCGCTCATTTCGGCCTTCTGCGCCATTCGCGCACGCTTCAGGCCCGCATGATCCTCGACATCATGAACGCCCGCGATGCCACGCCGACCGTGCTCATGGGCGATCTCAACGAATGGCGTCTCAATGACCGATCGGCGTTGTCGATGTTCGAGGCGGCCTTCGGACCGATGCCGCGCGCGGTGCCGAGCTTTCCCTCGCGCCTGCCGCTGCTGGCGCTCGACCGCATCATCGCCAACCGCACCGACATCGTCTCGCCGGTGATCGTGCACGACACGCCGCTGGCGCGGATCGCTTCCGACCACCTGCCGATCAAGGCGTTTGTCAGGCTGGACGGCGAGGATACCGGCGATGGCGCGCAGGAGGGCCGCGCCGCCGCATAA